One Bombus fervidus isolate BK054 chromosome 2, iyBomFerv1, whole genome shotgun sequence DNA segment encodes these proteins:
- the Flo1 gene encoding flotillin-1: MSCGFVTCGPNEALVVSGCCYSKPLLVPGGRVFVWPIVQQVQKISLNTMTLQVESPTVYTCQGVPISVTGIAQVKIQGQNEEMLSTACEQFLGKTEEEIHNIALVTLEGHQRAIMGSMTVEEIYKDRKKFSKEVFEVASSDLVNMGITVVSYTLKDIRDEEGYLKALGMARTAEVKRDARIGEAEARRDAQIREAIAEEQRMAARFLNDTEIAKAQRDFELKKAAYDVEVQTKKAEAEMAFELQAAKTKQRIMEEQMQIKVVERGQEIAVQEQEMMRRERELDATVRRPADAEKYRLEKMAEANKLRLVMEAEAEAEAIKIRGEAEAFAIEAKAKAEAEQMAKKAAAWNEYKSAAMIDMMLDTLPKVAAEVAAPLSQAKKITMVSSGSGTIGAEKLTEEVFNIVTRVPDLVKNLTGVDIAKSVHAA; the protein is encoded by the exons ATGAGTTGTGGATTCGTTACTTGTGGCCCAAACGAGGCTCTCGTAGTATCAG gaTGTTGCTACAGTAAGCCTCTACTAGTACCTGGTGGTCGAGTATTTGTTTGGCCTATTGTCCAACAAGTACAAAA aatttcattgAATACTATGACTTTACAAGTAGAAAGTCCAACTGTGTATACATGTCAAGGTGTACCAATATCTGTAACGGGAATTGCACAg GTCAAAATACAAGGCCAAAATGAGGAAATGTTATCCACAGCATGTGAACAATTTCTTGGGAAAACTGAAGAAGAAATTCATAATATTGCACTTGTAACATTAGAAGGACATCAACGGGCCATAATGGGAAGCATGACTGTAGAG GAAATATACAAGGATCGTAAAAAATTCAGCAAGGAGGTTTTTGAAGTAGCAAGCAGTGATCTAGTCAATATGGGCATCACTGTTGTGTCCTATACATTAAAAGATATTCGAGATGAAGAA GGATACCTGAAAGCTCTTGGTATGGCAAGAACAGCTGAGGTGAAACGTGATGCGAGAATCGGTGAAGCAGAAGCTCGCAGAGATGCTCAAATTCGCGAAGCCATCGCTGAAGAACAAAGAATGGCTGCTCGTTTTCTTAATGATACCGAGATTGCTAAAGCGCAGCGTGATTTTGAATTAAAGAAAGCCGCATATGACGTTGAAGTGCAAACCAAA aaaGCAGAAGCAGAGATGGCATTTGAATTGCAAGCTGCAAAAACTAAGCAAAGGATTATGGAAGAACAAATGCAAATAAAAGTGGTTGAACGTGGACAAGAAATTGCAGTACAAGAACAAGAAATGATGAGACGCGAACGAGAATTGGATGCAACTGTACGACGCCCAGCTGATGCAGAAAAATATAG ATTAGAAAAAATGGCTGAAGCTAATAAACTGCGTTTAGTAATGGAAGCTGAAGCCGAAGCAGAAGCCATCAAAATTCGTGGTGAAGCAGAAGCCTTTGCTATTGAAGCAAAGGCTAAAGCAGAAGCGGAACAAATGGCAAAGAAAGCCGCTGCATGGAATGAATACAAGAGTGCTGCTATGATAGACATGATGTTAGATACTCTTCCAAAG GTTGCCGCTGAAGTCGCAGCACCTTTATCACAAGCCAAAAAGATAACAATGGTTTCTAGTGGAAGTGGAACTATTGGAGCAGAAAAGTTAACCGAGGAAGTGTTTAATATAGTGACGCGTGTACCGGATTtggttaaaaatttaacaggCGTGGATATTGCAAAG TCTGTTCATGCGGCTTAA
- the LOC139998057 gene encoding splicing factor C9orf78 encodes MTSTEEKKIEFKKKSRKPIRKRQVSSDEDDNENEEASVREKVEEMKTIQKLRERPKGINVVGLALGENVTPDVMTSDPFNVKTGGMVNMTVLKNTKLKQNDAYETGIGTQFNAETNKRDEDEEMVKYIEEELSKRKSKTEGTTENGLNNDKGSYCSPEEAALQAVPEHLRQSSAHRSEEMLSNQMLSGIPEVDLGIEAKIRNIEATEEAKLKLLWDRHRKKDGPSQFVPTNMAVNFVQHNRFNIEDTDFQKSKQDSDERKKVAAPRDDYKSKRKDNGEKATDDYHYERFKKQFRRF; translated from the exons aTGACTAGtacagaagaaaagaaaatagaattcaaAAAGAAATCAAGGAAACCGATAAGGAAACGACAGGTTTCATCAGATGAAGATGACAATGAAAATGAAGAAGCCTCTGTTAG GGAAAAAGTTGAAGAGATGAAAACTATACAAAAACTTCGTGAAAGACCAAAAGGTATAAATGTTGTTGGTTTAGCCCTTGGAGAGAATGTAACACCTGATGTAATGACG tCTGACCCTTTTAATGTAAAAACTGGAGGAATGGTAAATATGACTGTATTAAAGAatacaaaattgaaacaaaatgaTGCATATGAAACTGGAATTGGCACACAATTTAATGCAGAGACTAATAAACGCGATGAAGAtgaagaaat ggtaaaatatattgaagAAGAATTATCAAAGAGGAAAAGCAAAACTGAGGGTACAACTGAAAATGGATTAAATAATGACAAAGGTTCTTATTGTTCACCAGAAGAAGCAGCTTTGCAAGCAGTACCTGAACATTTAAGACAAAGTTCTGCACACAGAAGTGAAGAAATGCTTTCAAATCAAATGTTATCTGGTATTCCAGAAGTGGATCTTGGAATAGA AGCAAAGATTCGTAATATTGAAGCTACGGAAGAAGCTAAGTTAAAGCTGCTTTGGGATAGGCACAGAAAGAAAGATGGACCCTCGCAATTTGTCCCAACAAATATGGCTGTGAATTTTGTACAACACAATAGAT ttaACATAGAAGATACAGATTTCCAGAAATCAAAACAAGATTCtgacgagagaaaaaaggttGCAGCGCCCAGAGATGATTACAAGAGTAAAAGGAAAGATAATGGAGAAAAAGCAACTGATGATTATCATTATGAAAGATTCAAAAAACAATTTAGacgattttga
- the LOC139997994 gene encoding small subunit processome component 20 homolog: MKNKPIRHKESNTFQFKTFTERVNEIDVDVFHRVAHRNEENDEEIETYFHQTLQKWNYLNLTEGYCSFKKKVRDIITLPQLVNQKQFVVDTLIEYLAKKDVLFLQPILELVVAMSKDLQKDFYEYFPRFLTVIIELLKTKDIEQIEYTFTSLAYLFKFLWKYLVKNVKTVLDLLLPLLADTQPTYINNFAAESFAFVVRKIKDKDSFLKTILHILKGNPNIIPGCGKLLFEVISGIPGQFHSCAEQMLLLYFKGLNNDSLNQSLMFELLKEIINCMLQSIHSQKYQVLWSVLLNVMDKSIEETKQFQSKTGKEKSLILLMQLINIIVNHRNGKVVIDPVPLIKKLSQILDTFENEGNVLREVINVSVAILLAANVRLMQETSSQILLKVMSVKDIQLLYGAVESLIHYSSFETLVLPHIIRHSISIGFDDDTLQLFTKIVNAKVPLCLNGINLNKWTKYILDIRGVKSDSINYFQKQLEVLLDNSISTNALKMLIILPHLKPIPTEFKDFLKRGILSLYKRILNDTNTETEMIKLCLTFLISLESAIHILELETLHQFIEENDIKVLDLIIKYPDNKFILNAVDLCVTYFSTSQYRGMYINRTVFENLNSSIAEKLSSPFSEIRLIVTHLYLLFSNISEVKLSIMNEKKETGVMEHMYLAECESISVHSYRSKLLHLQALSYENEAMINLDLKYYELPLRYLLGNLYINFSLLWEPISKIIATFAIREYEQFWPIFLTELKCNHEVTVDYKPLFECTVISAIENAIQKCSDKPDYENHKILLWKCMTNFSHFCEMKNRDITGLFIDFVNYSFFKSNSEDARCCSILKGQESIVSNNNMEIDEENESDNKSAENEENEKEEKERKEATISTDTKMKQIDIESRQINKIVISKNYKVKLLLAQLEVFEKITNPRTLYRESEMQNIYLDLLSSKVPDIQKGALNCLLTYKQKYLIPYKENLLSIINERNMKNELTHFKVDKESNIILEEHRNEFIPILMRIIYAKMIAKTGMRTGGKAGGTLKRKMILRFLSGIQENEMIIFINMAFKPFKKYMIELDKMNDQQINLKQLTQTIINTVDLSNVIPPKRLQSATNLLAILIEQFGSKMGKKLLPYLLGLVICILAEVTGILQKSDKVHVGFLQSIKNVRSTSISILARFFVHFENYEWNKYEIDALFNVAVFPWLEKLPIEGIHSPTPLLRLFMAWSQNSRFYPLFIKYREDNKSVSPLPYIMKLLLVSKTETPVISAIVEMIEKMVTLQDYGKTNENDMEVDTPFVPLTPILNNLSEINEEALSNGVNYGSTILLPHVFSILQYIKSKLEKSTKGINKSELVILSRISEFVKDAHACDILLTLTLPILTKKAGAGEGEETIIELITTTINLVKQVKEPTTHMRAILPLLGAISAIPARKLLLELYKTIVEKPTNDCHGILIKNYELISALNAWDRRWLDQPDFQKRLDAFSEINNAIEKDEITLEFGIAIIYNCYYILKNEADLALRDNAGQCLKLLGCKLAQKHKENAPNRRYLMDNTILPLIRKGITSKIEIVRLQSIAFLGHLAMECSDVHPVLRDLSVLTDKADPEVDFFENMQHLQLHRRARALLKFCNTAKTLKKSFNPRTLTQFVLPFASSYLCNEAFIHKNSLIDAAIGTVGTICKLLPWHQYEIILKHYLEKLRHSIEFQKQLVRVIVSILDSFHFDLSKYKYVEESSVPKCNKEIERDYGKEIISDEKKEEEIVAKGDKNNEKQVEEKLDESLNSENVDTVEETVGKVQNETLKEVPVIEKQIILSQNGARRVVFSISKELLPQLHCSIIARTSRESSHKINKKRIAIDNEEEELMRVPIALAFVKLLQKLPGHILDTNLPGIFMKLCTFLKSRLESVRRVTREILQKIMITLGPNYLYHLLREMNTLLTKGFQVHVLAFTVQSVLVALKPYFQKFDINENLQSILSVCKVDLFGLTAEEKEVIGIVKNVSEAKSTKSYDIFHILAQYITESCLVDLILPLKEVLVRSHSHKTVQKVVECFRNIVLGLADNIFIPLEQMLIFLYGVISESIPEFKPEKNDKELTEKEVEILSRQKPDCFIIPPEPKNKMGIKATSKTSKNTNVHIIIEFGLKLFHILLKRDKISNTEFKSLIDPFVPHISECIKSQHVKLSTLALQCLNWLLKMDLLSIQETISDICSSVFIILHKYAAAGLSKGDNFDLVMAGFKCMSVIVRDVKQYVISTDQLKALIMYAEQDMHNTDKQATAFGLLKAIIARKMNLPEMHIVMEKVAALSITSELEHVRIQSRSVFYSYLMEYPLGKHLQKHIAFYLTQVSYEMQPGRLSALEMIYSIVTGFPVKTLVLKSDIIFIMVGVRLINDDNPTCRKLCAKCIKEMITRIPYNNRSKLFDILVAWLKDLKVMHRTLGAQLCGIFVTVEKDTFKSRLDEILPLLLKQFHADFNDSNEPGRFVKLHTEKEMQLKKKHYIKDPERMKDHHMFQVLQLLLKISANCTAFLKNEEYKNAIRSFAEYSQSLLAHPHTWVRLAASQLIGFILAVLDVDKIIDLLENPEKCEAETSYMYSDPTTVIKSLSLDLIAQLQPDMTLEELADQTVKNLIFIARILKSVKQINTATDQVNEMKDTDKNLLSLPWLVRRLRKAVNIEITQAPKSITVRTAFFKWVGGVVATIPMEYLNVVLFNIMSPIVREISTTEEKNTILRRLAKEASVMIKKRLDSEEYTRLLSRIQQNLDIKKAERKMMRTQQFVTDPELAAKRKIARQQKKKEAKKRKSDRVTGKKRTNKRARKEVDLDII; encoded by the exons ATGAAGAATAAGCCGATTCGTCATAAAGAATCAAATACATTTCAA TTTAAAACATTTACCGAAAGAGTAAATGAAATTGATGTTGATGTATTTCACCGTGTTGCACATCGAAATGAGGAGAACGATGAAGAAATCGAAACGTATTTTCATCAAACACTTCAGAAATGGAATTACCTTAACCTTACTGAAGGTTACTGCAgctttaaaaagaaagttcGTGATATTATAACGCTTCCACAATTGGTTAATCAAAAGCAGTTTGTAGTAGATACTTTGATAGAATATTTAGCAAAGAaagatgttttatttttacaaccAATCTTAGA ATTAGTTGTTGCTATGTCTAAAGACCTACAAAaggatttttatgaatattttcctAGATTTTTAACTGTTATCATTGAgttattaaaaacgaaagacaTAGAACAAATAGAATACACATTCACATCATTagcttatttatttaaatttttatggaaatatctggttaaaaatgtaaaaactgTGCTTGATCTGTTGCTACCATTGTTGGCAGATACACAGCCAACTTATATAAACAACTTTGCAGCTGAAAGTTTTGCATTTGTGGTACGTAAGATTAAAGATAAAGATTCGTTTTTAAAGACAATATTGCATATATTGAAAGGTAACCCAAATATAATACCAGGAtgtggtaaattattatttgaagtGATATCTGGTATACCAGGACAATTTCATTCATGTGCAGAACAAATGCTTTTGTTATACTTCAAAGGCTTGAATAATGATTCCCTCAATCAAAGTTTAATGTTTGAATTATTGAAGGAAATTATTAACTGTATGCTACAAAGTATACATTCACAGAAATACCAGGTACTTTGGTCTGTACTTTTAAATGTCATGGACAAATCAATTGAAGAAACTAAACAGTTTCAATCAAAAActggaaaagagaaaagtctGATTCTTTTGatgcaattaataaatataattgttaatcATAGAAATGGAAAAGTGGTTATAGATCCTGTACCtctgattaaaaaattgtcacaAATTTTAGATACTTTTGAAAATGAGGGCAATGTGTTACGAGAAGTTATAAATGTATCAGTTGCTATTCTTTTGGCAGCCAATGTTAGATTGATGCAGGAAACATCTAGCCAAATATTACTTAAAGTTATGTCTGTGAAAgatattcaattattatatGGTGCTGTTGAAAGTTTAATCCATTATTCATCATTCGAAACTTTGGTATTGCCACATATAATACGACATAGCATTTCAATTGGTTTTGATGATGATACTTTACAATTGTTTACAAAGATAGTTAATGCAAAAGTTCCTTTATGTCTCAATGGTATCAATTTAAACAAATGGACAAAATACATCTTAGATATAAGAGGTGTAAAATCCGATAGTATTAACTACTTCCAGAAGCAGTTAGAAGTTTTATTggataatagtatatcaacaaatgcattaaaaatgttaattattttgccACATCTGAAGCCTATACCAACAGAATTTaaggattttttaaaaaggggaatattatctttatataaaCGGATATTAAATGATACCAATACAGAAACTGAAATGATCAAATTATGTTTGACATTCTTAATATCTTTAGAATCTGCAATTCACATATTGGAATTAGAAACTTTGCATCAGTTTATAGAAGAGAATGATATAAAAGTATTAGATCTAATTATCAAGTATCccgataataaatttattttaaatgctgTAGATTTATGTGTAACATATTTTAGCACATCACAATACCGAGGAATGTATATAAATCGAACTGTGTTTGAAAACTTAAACAGCAGTATTGCAGAGAAATTGAGTTCACCCTTTAGTGAAATTCGTTTAATAGTAActcatttatatcttttattctcCAATATTAGTGAAGTAAAATTGTCTATTATGaatgaaaagaaggaaacagGTGTTATGGAACATATGTATTTAGCAGAATGTGAATCTATATCAGTACATAGTTATCGAAGTAAATTGTTGCATTTACAAGCACTGTCATATGAAAATGAAGCAATGATAAATttagatttgaaatattatgaacttCCATTACGATATTTACTAGGAAAtctgtatataaatttttctctaCTTTGGGAACCTATAAGTAAGATTATAGCTACTTTTGCAATCAGGGAATATGAACAGTTTTGGCCTATATTTTTAActgaattaaaatgtaatcaCGAAGTAACTGTAGACTATAAACCATTATTTGAATGTACAGTTATTTCTGCAATAGAAAATGCTATACAAAAATGCAGTGACAAACCAGACTatgaaaatcataaaattcttttatggaAATGTATGACaaatttttcacatttctGTGAGATGaaaaatagagatataacaGGACTATTCattgattttgtaaattacaGCTTTTTTAAGTCAAATTCTGAAGATGCAAGATGTTGCAGTATCTTAAAAGGACAAGAATCAATTGTTTCTAATAACAACATGGAAATTGATGAAGAAAATGAGAGTGATAATAAATCTgcagaaaatgaagaaaatgagaaagaggaaaaagaaagaaaggaagctACTATTTCTAcagatacaaaaatgaaacaaatagataTAGAGTCTAGACAGATAAATAAGATTGTAATAAGTAAGAATTATAAAGTGAAACTCTTACTTGCTCAACTTGAAGTATTTGAAAAGATAACAAATCCAAGAACATTATATAGGGAATCAGAGATGCAGAACATTTATTTAGACTTGCTGTCATCAAAAGTTCCTGACATTCAAAAGGGTGCTTTAAATTGTCTTCTCACTtataaacagaaatatttaataccttATAAGGAAAATTTGCTTAGTATAattaacgaaagaaatatgaaaaatgaattgACACATTTTAAAGTCGATAaagaaagtaatattatacTGGAAGAACATCGCAATGAATTTATACCTATATTAATGCGTATAATTTATGCTAAAATGATTGCAAAAACAGGAATGAGAACTGGTGGTAAAGCTGGAGGTactttaaaacgaaaaatgatctTACGTTTTCTATCTGGAATTCAAGAGAATGAAATGATCATATTTATCAACATGGCATTTAAGCCTTTCAAGAAATATATGATTGAATTAGATAAAATGAATGATCAACAAATTAACTTGAAACAACTTACACAAACTATTATTAATACTGTAGATTTGAGTAACGTTATTCCACCCAAACGTTTGCAGAGCGCCACGAATTTACTTGCAATTTTAATAGAACAATTTGGTAGTAAAATGGGAAAGAAATTGTTACCCTACTTACTTGGTTTAGTAATATGCATTCTGGCAGAAGTAACTGGAATTTTACAGAAATCAGATAAAGTTCATGTTGGATTCTTACaatctattaaaaatgtaagatCCACTTCCATCTCAATATTAGCAAGGTTCTTTGTTCACTTTGAAAATTATGAATGgaataaatacgaaatagaTGCCTTGTTTAATGTAGCTGTATTTCCATGGTTAGAGAAATTACCTATAGAAGGTATTCACAGTCCTACTCCATTATTGAGGCTGTTTATGGCATGGAGCCAGAACTCACGTTTTTATccgttatttataaaatatcgcgaagATAATAAGTCTGTTAGTCCTCTTCCTTACataatgaaacttttattgGTTTCAAAAACTGAAACACCTGTTATCAGTGCTATTGTTGAAATGATTGAGAAAATGGTAACACTACAAGACTATGGAAAGACAAatgaaaatgatatggaaGTTGATACACCTTTTGTTCCTTTAACACCTATACTTAATAATTTATCTGAAATAAATGAAGAAGCATTATCTAATGGAGTTAACTATGGATCTACTATTCTTCTCCCACATGTGTTcagtattttacaatatattaaaagtaaacttgaaaaatcaaccaaaggaataaataaatcagaaCTTGTGATTTTATCACGTATTTCAGAATTTGTGAAGGATGCACATGCATGTGATATACTTCTTACTCTTACTTTACCAATATTAACTAAAAAGGCTGGAGCCGGAGAGGGAGAAGAAACGATTATTGAATTGATTACAACCACAATAAACCTTGTAAAGCAAGTGAAGGAACCAACAACGCACATGCGTGCAATTCTACCTTTATTAGGTGCAATATCTGCAATTCCTGCTCGTAAACTCCTGTTGGAACTCTATAAAACAATTGTAGAAAAGCCTACAAACGATTGTCATgggatattaataaaaaattatgaattaataagTGCACTTAATGCATGGGATCGTAGGTGGCTCGATCAACCAGATTTTCAAAAAAGATTGGATGCATTTTCTGAAATTAATAATGCAATAGAAAAGGATGAGATTACGTTAGAGTTTGGCATagctattatttataattgttattacATTCTTAAAAATGAAGCAGATCTAGCATTAAGAGATAATGCAGGACAGTGTCTTAAGCTACTTGGTTGTAAATTGGCACAGAAACATAAAGAAAATGCACCAAATAGACGTTATTTAATGGACAATACAATTTTACCACTTATAAGAAAAGGGATAACTAGCAAAATTGAAATCGTAAGGCTTCAATCAATAGCTTTTTTGGGACATTTGGCTATGGAATGTTCAGACGTCCATCCCGTCTTACGGGATTTATCTGTATTAACTGATAAGGCGGATCCCGAAGTAGATTTCTTCGAAAACATGCAACATTTGCAACTGCACAGGAGAGCTCGAGCACttcttaaattttgtaatacagCAAAAACGTTGAAAAAGTCCTTCAATCCGAGAACATTAACACAATTTGTCCTTCCTTTTGCTTCTTCATATCTATGCAATGAAgcttttattcataaaaatagtcTTATCGATGCTGCAATAGGAACAGTTGGTACTATATGCAAACTTCTACCATGGCATCAATATGAGATTATTTTGAAACATTACTTGGAAAAGCTAAGACACTCTATTGAATTTCAGAAACAACTTGTTAGAGTCATTGTTAGCATTTTAGATTCTTTCCATTTTGATTtgtcaaaatataaatatgtagaagAATCTTCAGTACCAAAATGTAACAAAGAAATTGAAAGGGATTATGGAAAGGAAATAATTTctgatgaaaaaaaagaagaagaaattgttGCAAAAggtgataaaaataatgaaaaacaaGTAGAAGAGAAATTGGATGAATCTTTAAATTCTGAAAATGTAGATACTGTGGAAGAAACTGTAGGAAAAGTACAAAATGAAACACTGAAAGAAGTACCTGTGATAGAAAAACAGATTATTCTTTCACAGAATGGAGCACGACGAGTCGTATTTAGTATATCCAAGGAATTGTTACCACAACTTCATTGTTCCATTATAGCGAGAACGAGTCGCGAAAGTAGTCACAAGATTAACAAGAAAAGAATTGCAATAGATAATGAGGAAGAAGAACTAATGCGAGTTCCAATTGCTCTTGCTTTTGTTAAATTACTACAGAAATTACCTGGGCATATTTTAGATACTAATTTACCAGG AATCTTTATGAAGTTATGTACATTCTTGAAATCTCGTTTAGAATCTGTACGACGTGTTACTcgagaaatattacaaaaaattatgatAACTCTTGGCCCGAACTATCTTTATCATCTTTTAAGAGAAATGAATACTTTATTAACAAAAGGTTTTCAAGTTCATGTCCTCGCGTTTACAGTACAATCAGTATTAGTTGCTCTGAAACcatattttcagaaatttgATATCAATGAAAATCTTCAAAGTATTTTATCT GTATGTAAAGTAGATCTATTTGGATTAACagcagaagagaaagaagtaaTAGGAATTGTGAAAAATGTATCAGAAGCAAAATCTACAAAAAGTTatgatatatttcatatattagcACAATATATTACTGAATCATGTTTGGTGGATTTAATCTTACCATTAAAAGAAGTGCTTGTAAGAAGTCATTCACATAAAACTGTGCAGAAGGTTGTGGAATGTTTCAGAAATATAGTACTAGGTTTAGCTGATAATATCTTTATACCATTGGAACAAATGTTAATATTCCTTTATGGTGTAATTTCTGAAAGTATTCCTGAGTTTAAGCCTGAGAAGAATGATAAAGAATTAACAGAAAAGGAAGTAGAAATACTCAGTAGACAGAAACCAGATTGCTTTATCATACCTCCAGaaccaaaaaataaaatgggcATAAAGGCTACTTCAAAAACTTCAAAGAACACCAATGTTCACATTATTATAGAATTTGGTTTAAAACTTTTCCATATTCTGTTGAAAAGAGACAAAATATCTAATACAGAATTTAAGTCCCTGATAGATCCATTTGTACCACACATAAGTGAATGCATAAAATCTCAACATGTGAag ctAAGCACGTTAGCTTTACAGTGTTTAAACTGGTTGCTTAAAATGGATTTGCTTTCAATACAAGAAACAATTTCTGATATTTGTTCATCTGTCTTTATTATCTTGCATAAATATGCTGCAGCAGGCCTAAGTAAAGGAGATAATTTTGATTTAGTGATGGCTGGTTTTAAATGTATGTCTGTAATTGTTCGTGATGTGAAACAGTATGTAATTAGTACAGATCAGTTGAAAGCCTTAATTATGTATGCTGAACAAGATATGCACAACACTGACAAGCAAGCAACAGCGTTTGGTTTACTCAAAGCGATAATTGCTCGAAAAATGAATCTTCCTGAAatgcatatcgttatggaAAAAGTTGCTGCTTTAAGCATTACCTCTGAACTAGAACACGTTAGAATACAATCTCGCTCcgttttttattcttatctgATGGAATATCCTCTTGGTAAACATTTACAGAAACATATAGCATTTTACTTGACGCAGGTTAGCTATGAAATGCAACCAGGTCGTCTTAGTGCTTTAGAGATGATTTACAGTATTGTTACAGGATTTCCAGTA AAAACTTTAGTCTTGAAGTCagatatcatttttataatggTGGGTGTAAGATTAATAAATGATGATAATCCAACATGTCGCAAGTTGTGTGCTAAATGTATTAAGGAAATGATTACACGTATACCTTATAATAACAGAAGCAAACTTTTTGATATACTTGTAGCGTGGTTAAAAGATCTTAAG GTAATGCATCGAACATTGGGTGCTCAGTTATGTGGTATATTTGTAACAGTAGAAAAGGACACTTTCAAGTCTCGTTTAGATGAAATATTACCGCTtcttttgaaacaatttcacGCAGATTTTAATGATAGCAATGAACCTGGTCGTTTCGTGAAGTTACATACAGAAAAGGAAAtgcaattaaagaaaaagcatTATATCAAAGATCCAGAGAGAATGAAAGATCATCATATGTTTCAAGTGTTGCAATTGTTACTAAAAATATCGGCAAATTGTACGGCATTtctaaaaaatgaagaatataaaaatgctATTCGTTCATTTGCTG AATATAGTCAATCCTTATTGGCACATCCTCATACATGGGTGCGTTTAGCAGCGTCTCAACTGATCGGATTTATTTTAGCTGTTCTTGacgttgataaaattatagacCTTTTAGAAAACCCTGAAAAATGTGAAGCAGAAACCAGTTATATGTATTCCGATCCTACTACTGTTATAAAAAGTTTAAGTTTAGACCTAATTGCACAACTACAGCctgatatgacgttagaagAATTAGCCGATCAGactgttaaaaatttaatttttatcgcgagaatattaaaatctgTAAAACAGATTAATACTGCTACAGATCAAGTCAATGAAATGAAAGATACAGATAAGAACCTGTTATCACTTCCTTGGCTTGTTAGAAGGCTGAGAAAGGctgtaaatatagaaataaccCAAGCTCCTAAGTCAATAACAGTG cgGACTGCTTTCTTTAAGTGGGTTGGTGGTGTTGTGGCTACAATACCCatggaatatttaaatgtggtactttttaatattatgtcaCCAATTGTGCGTGAAATATCTACtacagaagaaaaaaataccaTTTTAAGACGATTAGCTAAAGAAGCGAGTGTGATGATTAAGAAACGATTAGATAGCGAAGAATATACTAGATTATTGAGTCGAATACAACAGAATTTGGATATTAAAAAAGCAGAAAGAAAGATGATGCGTACGCAGCAG tttGTAACGGATCCAGAATTAGCTGCCAAACGTAAAATTGCAAGACagcagaaaaaaaaagaagctaaGAAAAGGAAATCTGACAGAGTGACagggaaaaaaagaacgaacaaACGCGCAAGAAAAGAAGTCGACTtggatattatataa